A stretch of the Leopardus geoffroyi isolate Oge1 chromosome B2, O.geoffroyi_Oge1_pat1.0, whole genome shotgun sequence genome encodes the following:
- the CB2H6orf15 gene encoding LOW QUALITY PROTEIN: uncharacterized protein C6orf15 homolog (The sequence of the model RefSeq protein was modified relative to this genomic sequence to represent the inferred CDS: substituted 2 bases at 2 genomic stop codons), with protein MLELNKMQGCMVGSRALLGLLLLIYLHFPGFFAXSIGAVEKKVLQDLGTSLPLLEQPSLTSHSNSELPQPKPDPGLNDLTSVPVKSNVSPSDGSQPARGSGVQRWPPTEELPSMDPWPSEDRWQMRAAATEDYVGEVLPEKLSFLPGAVALPLGRSLLPAGSSACSTGPVPEALHLHXDSESRWPLHSNLLGAQREILAQRPPSLINRIQQPLLPGHPWGTLNPGVSWEGGGPGTGRGTRPMPHLVGIWGINSQYPSTSWGNLNRYPGTSWGNLNWYPGGSWGNIHLRPVINNQFPPRVLHPTGFSWNIPAGFPSPQNPGSQWG; from the exons ATGTTAGAGCTGAACAAGATGCAGGGCTGCATGGTGGGGAGCAGGGCTCTTCTGGGCCTCCTTCTTCTGATCTACCTTCATTTCCCAG gCTTCTTTGCCTGAAGCATTGGTGCAGTGGAGAAGAAAGTTCTCCAAGACTTGGGAACCAGCTTACCTCTGCTTGAGCAACCTTCCTTGACCAGCCACTCCAACTCTGAACTTCCTCAGCCAAAGCCAGACCCTGGGCTAAATGATTTAACAAGTGTTCCTGTGAAGTCCAATGTTTCTCCATCAGATGGCTCCCAACCTGCAAGAGGTTCTGGGGTTCAGAGGTGGCCCCCAACTGAGGAGCTGCCCTCCATGGATCCCTGGCCCTCTGAGGATCGTTGGCAGATGAGGGCTGCTGCCACTGAGGATTACGTGGGGGAAGTGCTGCCTGAAAAACTGTCTTTCCTTCCTGGCGCTGTTGCCCTCCCTCTGGGCAGAAGTCTTTTGCCTGCAGGGTCCTCTGCATGCTCCACAGGCCCGGTACCTGAGGCTCTACACCTCCACTAGGACTCTGAGTCTAGATGGCCACTCCATTCTAATTTGCTGGGAGCCCAGAGAGAAATCCTTGCCCAACGCCCACCTTCTCTTATTAACAGGATTCAACAGCCACTGCTGCCTGGGCATCCCTGGGGAACCCTAAATCCAGGTGTGTCATGGGAAGGTGGAGGTCCTGGAACTGGACGGGGAACAAGGCCCATGCCACACCTTGTAGGAATCTGGGGTATCAATAGTCAATACCCAAGTACTAGCTGGGGGAATCTTAACCGGTATCCAGGTACTAGCTGGGGAAATCTTAACTGGTATCCAGGAGGCAGCTGGGGGAATATTCATCTACGCCCAGTTATTAATAATCAGTTTCCTCCCAGAGTTCTCCATCCTACTGGCTTTTCTTGGAATATCCCAGCTGGCTTCCCCAGTCCTCAAAACCCTGGGTCACAGTGGGGTTAA